Genomic window (Methanobrevibacter ruminantium):
TCCATTTCCACCTTGCTTTCAGAAAGCAAAATGGCAAAATCCCCTTCTTCTTCATCAGGAAATTTATTTACTTTGAATTCCTTAAGTCCTGCCCATTCCACAATTTGCCTACACATGGGAGTCGTAACAACTATCATAATATTCCCCAAAAAATAATTCAAAATTTTTCTTAAAATAATATTACTTATTAAGTATTATATATTACTAAATATAAAAGTTATACATAGAAGAAAATCATATTTGCTATATTTTAGAGTACATAGGAGGCTAAAAAAGTGAAAGTAAGTTTAAGTTTTGAAAAAGGTTCCTCAAAAGATCTTTCCATAATGGTTGATGCATTAAGGGCAAGCACTACAATTACAGTTGCTCTCGATAAATTCAAGGAAATTTATCCAGTATATACACCAGAAGAAGCAATAAAAATAGCTAAAAGGAAGGATGCTGTGTTGGCAGGGGAGAGAACCGGCAGAACAATTGAAGGTTTTGAACTTGGAAACTCCCCGGGTGAAATGAAGGAATACTCTGGTGAAAAGGACACTTTAGTACTTACAACAACCAATGGTGTAAGAGCTTTGGACAATATGGAATCTGAAATCATTTTAATTGGATCATTCATTAATGCAAAAGCTTGTGCAAAAGCAGCATGCAAACTTGCAAGAGAACATATTGAAATTGTTATGGGAGGATTCAAAAGAACCTTTGCAATAGAGGACTTTTTAGCAGCTGGTGAAATATTATTCTGGATTCAAAAGGAATTGGATGAACAGGATAAACTAAATATCGATGACATAGATTACTTTAAAG
Coding sequences:
- the comB gene encoding 2-phosphosulfolactate phosphatase; translated protein: MKVSLSFEKGSSKDLSIMVDALRASTTITVALDKFKEIYPVYTPEEAIKIAKRKDAVLAGERTGRTIEGFELGNSPGEMKEYSGEKDTLVLTTTNGVRALDNMESEIILIGSFINAKACAKAACKLAREHIEIVMGGFKRTFAIEDFLAAGEILFWIQKELDEQDKLNIDDIDYFKEETGITEFAISAIMASRDKEKVEKVSIKSKSGRRLAYLGYEDDVRLCVKENIHENVGIYRDGKITLYHE